A window of Piliocolobus tephrosceles isolate RC106 chromosome 13, ASM277652v3, whole genome shotgun sequence contains these coding sequences:
- the MRGPRX2 gene encoding LOW QUALITY PROTEIN: mas-related G-protein coupled receptor member X2 (The sequence of the model RefSeq protein was modified relative to this genomic sequence to represent the inferred CDS: deleted 1 base in 1 codon), with translation MDPTTPAWGTESTTMNGNDQALPVLCGKETLIFVLLILFIALVGLVGNAFVLWLLGFRMRRNAFSVYLLSLAGADFLFLCFPMIYGLQYLINLVHPISINFPSSFATVMTCAYLAGLSMLSAISTERCLSVLWPIWYRCRRPRHLSAVMCVLLWALSLLLSILEGKFCGFLFSGYDSFWCETFDIITAAWLMFLFVVLCGSGLALLVRILCGSRGLPLTRLYLTILLTMLIFLLCGLPFGIQWFLTLWIWKNSDVLFCHIHLVSVVLSSFNSSANPIIYFFVGSFRKQWRLRQPVLKLALQRALQDTAEVDHSEGCFSQGTLEMSGSSLV, from the exons ATGGATCCAACCACCCCGGCCTGGGGAACCGAAAGTACAACAATGAATGGAAATGATCAAGCCCTTCCTGTGCTTTGTGGCAAGGAGACCCTGATCTTTGTCCTCCTGATCCTCTTCATTGCCCTGGTAGGGCTGGTAGGAAACGCGTTTGTGCTCTGGCTCCTGGGCTTCCGCATGCGCAGGAACGCCTTCTCTGTC TACCTCCTCAGCCTGGCCGGGGCCgacttcctcttcctctgcttcCCGATGATATATGGCCTGCAGTACCTCATTAACCTCGTCCATCCCATCTCCATCAATTTCCCTAGCTCCTTCGCCACTGTGATGACCTGTGCCTACCTTGCAGGCCTGAGCATGCTGAGCGCCATCAGCACCGAGCGCTGCCTGTCCGTCCTGTGGCCCATCTGGTACCGCTGCCGCCGCCCCAGACACCTGTCAGCAGTCATGTGTGTCCTGCTCTGGGCCCTGTCCCTGCTGCTGAGCATCTTGGAAGGGAAGTTCTGTGGCTTCTTATTTAGTGGTTATGACTCTTTTTGGTGTGAGACATTTGATATCATCACAGCAGCGTGGCTGATGTTTTTATTTGTGGTTCTCTGTGGGTCCGGCCTGGCCCTGCTGGTCAGGATCCTCTGTGGCTCCCGGGGTCTGCCACTGACCAGGCTGTACCTGACCATCCTGCTCACCATGCTGATCTTCCTCCTCTGCGGCCTGCCCTTCGGCATTCAGTGGTTCCTAACATTATGGATCTGGAAGAATTCTGATGTGTTATTTTGTCATATTCATTTAGTTTCAGTTGTCCTGTCGTCTTTTAACAGCAGTGCCAACCCCATCATTTACTTCTTCGTGGGCTCCTTTAGGAAGCAGTGGCGGCTACGGCAGCCGGTCCTCAAGCTGGCTCTCCAGAGGGCTCTGCAGGACACTGCTGAGGTGGATCACAGTGAAGGATGCTTCAGTCAGGGCACCCTGGAGATGTCCGGAAGCAGTCTGGTATAG